One part of the Pieris napi chromosome 4, ilPieNapi1.2, whole genome shotgun sequence genome encodes these proteins:
- the LOC125048536 gene encoding myosin heavy chain, muscle isoform X4 — protein MPKPIVQEGEDPDPTPYLFVSLEQKRIDQSKPYDGKKACWVPDEKEGFLQGEIKATKGDLVTVNLPGGETKDFKKDFVTQVNPPKYEKCEDMSNLTYLNDASVLYNLKQRYYHKLIYTYSGLFCVAINPYKRFPVYTTRCARLYRGKRRSEVPPHIFAISDGAYVNMLTNHENQSMLITGESGAGKTENTKKVIAYFATVGASQKKDEKQEKKGSLEDQVVQTNPVLEAFGNAKTVRNDNSSRFGKFIRIHFGPSGKLAGADIETYLLEKARVISQQALERSYHIFYQMMSGSVNGLKAMCLLSDNVNDYHIIAQGKTTIPNVDDGEECLLTDQAFDILGFTQEEKDNVYKITAAVMHMGGMKFKQRGREEQAEADGTEDGEKVAKLFGVDCPDLYKNLLKPRIKVGNEFVTQGRNKDQVTNSIGALCKGVFDRLFKWLVKKCNETLDTKQKRQHFIGVLDIAGFEIFDYNGFEQLCINFTNEKLQQFFNHHMFVLEQEEYQKEGIHWEFIDFGMDLLACIDLIEKPMGILSILEEESMFPKATDQTFVEKLNNNHLGKSPPYLKPKPPKPGCQAAHFAIGHYAGNVGYNITGWLEKNKDPLNDTVVDQFKKGSNKLLVEIFADHPGQSGDAGAGGGGKGAGGKRAKGSAFQTVSSLYREQLNNLMATLRSTQPHFVRCIIPNELKQAGLIDSHLVMHQLTCNGVLEGIRICRKGFPNRMVYPDFKLRYKILAPQAVAKESDPKKIAQIILETTDLDVESYRLGHTKVFFRAGVLGQMEELRDDRLSKIVSWLQSYIRGYLARKEFKRLQEQRIALQVVQRNLRKYLQLRTWPWWKLWQRVKPLLNVTRIEDEIAKLEEKAQKAQEAFEKEEKLRKEVEALNAKLLEEKQALLSNLEGEKGSLSEVQERANKLQAQKADLENQLRDTQDRLTQEEDARNQLFQGKKKLEQEISGLKKDVEDLELSVQKAEQDKATKDHQIRNLNDEIAHQDELINKLNKEKKLQGESTQKTSEELQAAEDKVNHLNKVKQKLEQTLDELEDSLEREKKLRGDVEKQRRKVEGDLKLTQEAVADLERNKKELEQTIQRKDKEISSLTAKLEDEQSLVSKLQKQIKELQGRIEELEEEVESERQARAKAEKQRADLARELEELGERLEEAGGATSAQIELNKKREAELSKLRRDLEEANIQHESTLASLRKKHNDAVAEMGEQLDQLNKLKAKAEKERSQYFSEVNDLRAGLDHLSNDKAAQEKIVKQLQHQLNEVQNKADEANRTLNDLDAAKKKLSIENSDLLRQLEEAESQVSQLSKIKVSLTTQLEDTKRLADEESRERATLLGKFRNLEHDLDNIREQVEEEAEGKADLQRQLSKANAEAQLWRSKYESEGVARSEELEEAKRKLQARLAEAEETIESLNQKVVALEKTKQRLATEVEDLQLEVDRATAIANAAEKKQKAFDKIIGEWKLKVDDLAAELDASQKECRNYSTELFRLKGAYEEGQEQLEAVRRENKNLADEVKDLLDQIGEGGRNIHEIEKARKRLEAEKDELQAALEEAEAALEQEENKVLRAQLELSQVRQEIDRRIQEKEEEFENTRKNHQRALDSMQASLEAEAKGKAEALRMKKKLEADINELEIALDHANKANAEAQKNIKRYQQQIKDLQTALEEEQRARDDAREQLGISERRANALQNELEESRTLLEQADRARRQAEQELGDAHEQLNDLSAQSASLSAAKRKLESELQTLHSDLDELLNEAKNSEEKAKKAMVDAARLADELRAEQDHAQTQEKLRKALEQQIKELQVRLDEAEANALKGGKKAIQKLEQRVRELETELDGEQRRHADAQKNLRKAERRIKELTFQAEEDRKNHERMQDLVDKLQQKIKTYKRQIEEAEEIAALNLAKFRKAQQELEEAEERADLAEQAISKFRGKGRAGSTARGVSPAPPRSRPAFDGFGTFPPRFDLAPEDF, from the exons ATGCCGAAGCCAATTGTACAAGAGGGTGAGGACCCCGATCCGACCCCATACCTGTTCGTATCACTCGAACAGAAGCGCATCGACCAAAGCAAGCCCTACGATGGTAAGAAGGCTTGCTGGGTACCAGACGAGAAAGAGGGCTTCCTACAGGGAGAAATTAAAGCCACCAAGGGGGACCTGGTGACCGTCAACCTCCCTGGAGGCGAG ACGAAAGACTTCAAGAAGGACTTTGTTACTCAAGTGAACCCGCCTAAATACGAAAAATGTGAGGATATGTCCAACTTGACATACCTCAACGACGCTTCCGTTTTGTATAACTTGAAGCAGAGATATTACCATAAGCTCATTTAC ACATACTCGGGTCTCTTCTGTGTGGCTATCAACCCTTACAAGAGGTTCCCCGTGTACACGACACGATGTGCCAGGCTCTACCGAGGCAAGCGTCGCTCGGAAGTGCCTCCTCACATTTTCGCCATTTCCGACGGTGCTTACGTCAACATGTTAACCAACCACGAGAATCAATCTATGTTGATTAC CGGTGAGTCTGGTGCTGGTAAGACTGAGAACACGAAGAAGGTAATTGCGTACTTCGCGACCGTTGGTGCGTCGCAAAAGAAAGACGAGAAGCAGGAGAAGAAGGGCTCTCTTGAGGACCAAGTCGTACAAACTAACCCTGTACTTGAAGCCTTTGGTAACGCCAAGACCGTCCGTAACGACAACTCCTCCCGTttc GGTAAATTCATCCGTATCCACTTCGGACCATCAGGAAAACTGGCCGGAGCTGACATTGAAACTT ATCTGCTGGAGAAGGCTCGTGTAATCTCCCAACAGGCGCTGGAACGTTCTTACCACATCTTCTACCAGATGATGTCCGGCTCCGTCAATGGACTTAAGG ccATGTGTTTGCTGTCCGACAACGTAAATGATTATCACATCATTGCGCAAGGAAAAACTACAATTCCCAATGTTGATGATGGAGAGGAATGTTTACTGACCGAT CAAGCCTTCGACATCCTGGGTTTCACTCAAGAGGAGAAAGACAATGTATACAAGATCACAGCTGCTGTCATGCACATGGGTGGTATGAAGTTCAAACAGAGGGGTCGTGAGGAGCAAGCTGAGGCTGACGGCACTGAG GATGGTGAGAAGGTCGCTAAGTTGTTCGGTGTTGACTGCCCTGACCTATACAAGAACTTGTTGAAGCCCCGCATTAAGGTCGGAAACGAATTCGTGACCCAAGGTCGTAACAAGGACCAGGTTACCAACTCCATTGGTGCCCTCTGCAAGGGTGTGTTTGACAGGCTGTTCAAGTGGCTGGTCAAGAAGTGTAACGAGACTCTTGACACCAAGCAAAAGAGACAGCACTTCATTGGTGTGCTTGATATCGCCGGTTTCGAGATCTTCGAC TACAATGGGTTCGAACAACTTTGCATTAACTTCACAAATGAAAAACTGCAACAATTCTTCAACCACCACATGTTTGTGTTGGAGCAAGAGGAGTACCAGAAAGAGGGCATCCACTGGGAGTTCATTGATTTCGGAATGGACTTGCTCGCCTGTATTGACCTTATCGAAAAG CCCATGGGTATCCTCTCCATTCTTGAGGAAGAGTCTATGTTCCCGAAAGCCACCGATCAGACCTTCGTTGAGAAGTTGAACAACAACCACTTGGGTAAATCCCCACCTTACCTGAAGCCCAAGCCCCCCAAGCCCGGTTGCCAGGCAGCTCACTTCGCCATTGGTCACTACGCCGGTAAT GTCGGTTACAACATCACTGGATGGCTTGAGAAGAACAAGGACCCCTTGAACGACACTGTCGTTGACCAGTTTAAGAAGGGAAGCAACAAACTGTTGGTTGAGATCTTCGCTGACCACCCTGGTCAGTCCGGAGATGCCGGTGCTGGTGGTGGTGGCAAGG GAGCTGGAGGCAAGCGTGCCAAGGGTTCCGCCTTCCAGACTGTATCATCGCTGTACAGG GAACAACTTAACAATTTGATGGCGACACTGAGGTCAACTCAGCCTCACTTCGTACGTTGTATCATCCCCAACGAGCTGAAGCAGGCTG GTCTCATCGACTCCCACCTTGTGATGCACCAGCTGACATGTAACGGTGTGCTTGAGGGTATCCGTATCTGTCGTAAAGGTTTCCCCAACAGGATGGTCTACCCCGACTTCAAGCTCCG CTACAAGATCCTGGCCCCGCAAGCAGTTGCCAAGGAATCCGATCCTAAGAAAATCGCTCAAATTATCCTGGAAACGACTGACTTGGATGTCGAATCGTACCGTCTGGGTCACACCAAG GTATTCTTCCGCGCCGGAGTTCTGGGTCAGATGGAAGAGTTACGTGACGACAGATTGTCTAAGATTGTTTCTTGGCTACAATCCTACATCCGTGGTTACCTGGCACGTAAGGAATTCAAGAGGCTGCAGGAACAGAG AATCGCTCTCCAAGTTGTCCAGCGCAACTTGCGCAAATACCTGCAGCTCCGCACCTGGCCGTGGTGGAAGTTGTGGCAGAGGGTCAAGCCCCTCCTCAACGTCACCCGTATCGAGGACGAGATTGCG AAACTCGAGGAGAAGGCACAGAAGGCCCAGGAGGCTTTCGAGAAGGAAGAAAAGCTCCGCAAGGAGGTGGAGGCTCTCAACGCCAAGCTGTTGGAGGAGAAGCAGGCGCTTCTTTCCAACTTGGAAGGAGAGAAGGGCTCTCTCAGCGAAGTGCAGGAACGCGCTAACAAACTGCAGGCTCAAAAGGCCGACCTCGAGAACCAACTTAGG GACACACAAGACCGTCTTACACAAGAAGAGGATGCCCGCAATCAGCTCTTCCAGGGCAAGAAGAAGTTGGAACAGGAAATCTCTGGACTCAAGAAGGATGTTGAAGACCTCGAGCTTTCCGTCCAGAAGGCTGAACAAGACAAGGCGACCAAGGATCACCAAATTCGCAACTTGAACGATGAGATCGCCCACCAAGATGAGCTCATCAACAAGTTGAACAAAGAGAAGAAATTACAGGGTGAGAGCACCCAGAAGACATCTGAGGAGCTCCAAGCCGCCGAGGACAAGGTCAACCACCTTAACAAGGTTAAGCAAAAGTTGGAGCAGACCCTCGACGAGCTCGAAGATTCGTTGGAGCGTGAAAAGAAACTCCGTGGTGACGTCGAGAAGCAGAGGAGGAAGGTTGAGGGTGACCTCAAGCTTACTCAGGAGGCCGTCGCTGACTTGGAGCGCAACAAGAAAGAACTCGAACAAACCATCCAACGCAAGGACAAGGAGATCTCTTCCCTCACTGCCAAGCTCGAAGACGAACAGTCTCTGGTCAGCAAACTCCAGAAACAGATCAAGGAACTACAGGGCCGCATCGAAGAACTCGAAGAGGAAGTGGAGTCGGAGAGACAAGCACGTGCTAAGGCCGAGAAGCAACGCGCCGACCTCGCACGCGAGCTTGAGGAGCTCGGTGAGCGTCTGGAGGAGGCCGGTGGTGCCACCTCTGCTCAAATCGAGCTCAACAAGAAGCGTGAGGCTGAACTTAGCAAGCTGCGTCGTGACTTGGAGGAAGCTAACATCCAACACGAGTCCACCCTCGCTAGCTTGCGCAAGAAGCACAACGATGCCGTAGCCGAGATGGGCGAGCAGCTTGACCAGCTCAACAAGCTCAAGGCTAA GGCTGAGAAAGAGCGCTCTCAATACTTTAGCGAAGTCAATGACCTTCGTGCCGGTCTCGACCATTTGTCCAACGATAAG GCTGCACAAGAAAAGATCGTCAAGCAACTCCAACACCAACTCAATGAGGTACAGAACAAGGCTGATGAAGCTAACCGTACCCTCAACGACTTGGACGCTGCCAAGAAGAAGCTCTCCATCGAAAACTCTGACCTGCTCCGCCAACTCGAAGAAGCCGAGTCCCAAGTCTCACAGCTTTCCAAGATCAAGGTGTCTCTCACCACACAGCTTGAGGACACCAAGAGGCTTGCTGACGAAGAGTCCAGG GAACGCGCTACACTTCTCGGCAAGTTCCGCAACTTGGAGCACGATTTGGACAACATCCGCGAGCAAGTTGAAGAGGAAGCCGAGGGCAAGGCTGATTTGCAACGCCAATTGTCCAAGGCTAACGCTGAGGCCCAATTATGGCGCTCCAAGTACGAATCCGAGGGAGTCGCCCGCTCCGAGGAGCTCGAGGAAGCCAAGCGCAAGCTCCAGGCTCGCCTCGCAGAAGCCGAGGAGACCATTGAATCACTCAACCAGAAGGTTGTTGCTCTTGAAAAGACGAAGCAGCGCCTTGCTACTGAAGTTGAGGACTTACAGCTCGAGGTCGACAGAGCCACTGCCATCGCCAACGCTGCTGAGAAGAAACAGAAGGCGTTCGACAAGATCATTGGTGAATGGAAACTCAAGGTTGATGACCTGGCGGCTGAACTTGATGCCAGCCAAAAGGAATGCCGTAACTACTCTACTGAACTGTTCCGCCTTAAGGGTGCCTACGAAGAAGGTCAAGAACAACTCGAAGCCGTACGTCGCGAAAACAAGAACCTCGCTGATGAAGTCAAGGACTTACTTGACCAAATCGGTGAAGGAGGCCGCAACATTCACGAAATTGAAAAGGCCAGGAAGCGTCTTGAAGCCGAGAAGGATGAACTCCAGGCGGCTCTTGAAGAGGCTGAAGCTGCTCTTGAACAAGAAGAAAACAAGGTTCTGCGCGCCCAACTGGAGTTGTCACAGGTCAGACAAGAGATCGACAGGAGGATCCAAGAGAAGGAGGAGGAATTCGAAAACACCCGCAAGAACCACCAGCGTGCACTCGACTCTATGCAAGCCTCCCTCGAAGCCGAAGCCAAGGGCAAGGCTGAGGCGCTGCGCATGAAGAAGAAGCTTGAGGCCGACATTAACGAACTTGAGATCGCTCTCGACCACGCTAACAAGGCCAACGCTGAGGCACAGAAGAACATCAAACGCTACCAGCAACAGATTAAGGATCTCCAGACCGCTCTTGAAGAGGAACAGCGTGCCCGTGATGATGCCCGTGAACAGCTCGGAATCTCTGAACGTCGTGCTAACGCCCTCCAGAATGAACTTGAGGAATCTCGTACCCTCCTAGAACAAGCTGACCGTGCCCGCCGTCAAGCTGAACAAGAACTGGGTGACGCTCACGAACAGCTCAATGATCTGTCCGCCCAGAGTGCATCACTCTCTGCCGCCAAGAGGAAACTCGAGTCTGAATTACAGACCCTTCACTCTGACCTTGACGAACTCCTTAACGAGGCCAAGAACTCAGAAGAGAAGGCAAAGAAGGCAATGGTTGACGCTGCCAGACTTGCTGACGAGCTCCGCGCTGAACAGGATCATGCTCAAACACAGGAGAAACTCCGCAAGGCCCTTGAACAACAAATCAAGGAACTGCAAGTGAGACTCGACGAAGCTGAAGCTAACGCTCTTAAGGGCGGTAAGAAAGCTATCCAGAAACTTGAACAGAGAGTACGAGAACTCGAAACTGAGCTGGATGGTGAACAGAGGAGGCATGCTGATGCACAGAAGAACCTCCGTAAGGCCGAAAGACGCATCAAGGAGTTGACGTTCCAGGCTGAAGAGGACCGCAAGAACCACGAACGTATGCAAGACCTTGTTGACAAACTTCAACAGAAGATCAAGACCTACAAGAGGCAGATCGAGGAAGCCGAAGAAATCGCTGCTCTTAACTTGGCCAAGTTCCGCAAAGCGCAGCAGGAGTTGGAAGAAGCCGAGGAAAGGGCCGACCTCGCCGAGCAAGCCATCAGCAAATTCCGTGGCAAGGGACGTGCGGGATCCACTGCGAGAGGAGTCAGTCCGGCG CCCCCACGTTCGCGCCCCGCGTTTGACGGTTTCGGCACCTTCCCACCAAGGTTCGACCTAGCGCCCGAAGATTTCTAA